From Symphalangus syndactylus isolate Jambi chromosome 5, NHGRI_mSymSyn1-v2.1_pri, whole genome shotgun sequence:
CATTGTCCTCAGTGACCCCCAGACATTCAAATTATGCTAGTTCTGTTGGCACACCAATCAAGGAAGTAAGAGACCAGTTTCTTGCGCAGCTCTCTGAAAAGCTGGAACATTTGAGGCATGCTCCATTCTTTTCTCCCAGAGGAAAAAGATGTGAAGGGGCATTCTGTCTTGGCACTGAGCTGTGCTAACTTGGGGGAGAGGCGGACCCAGGTAAATGAAATTGCTCTTCTTACTCAATTCAATTTGACTATTCTGTACTTTGTGCACACTTGGAATACTGCAACATCTTAATTGGAATCTGGAATTCTTATAAAAATGTTTAGTGTGTACATTTGTGGGCAGCTAGTGTTTCTGTGTGGGAATGAAGGCTGGGGCTTCCTATTCAGCCACATATAGTTAATTATGTGGATAACTAACTTTATTCAGATCACTCATCTTATCAAGAAACTGTCCATTAACAAAACTCTCACTTGAAAagtatttttctggaaaaaatacttttttatttagtgTCTAGGTGTACAATCTCTCACTTGGTATGGAGGAAGTCTTGTTTACGTTgaaatatgtactatatataggATATAAGTAGGTAAAAGGGGGCTATATCCTGGGCTCTTCACTTGGAAGCTTTAATTTCAGCAATTTGAACAGATCTCTCATTGTTCTGCAACATCCTTCTCCCAGGAGAAGATGGTTGGGTTTAGTGTAGGGGTGAAGATATGTTCAGAAGAGGGACTTTTTATTGAGGGATTGCAGAGTTAAGGTTTTAACGatgtatttccaacttttatgaTGCAACatacaatttttgtcattttaatggaAGTTAATAAATTTTATGTCCAGATATTCAGAAAAGGGAGgaattgttattttgtttgtgtgcattttcccctttctcctttgCTCTCCTTCTTGCTGGGAGTTCCCATATCCATTTCCTTCATATTGGTCTACTTGTTGCCATCTCTTCCTGTTGAATGCTTTCATGAATTTTATATTTCCCCTTGTAGATTGTCATGCAAGCACTGCTTATTATTTCTTGTTTATCTTTCTTCTCCAGTGAccactgtgttttctttttctcctttatctgaccctccctttctcttctttagAATAGTTACTTACTGCTTACAAGAGTGCTTTGAATGCTAATGCTATAATTCAGACACTGATTTTTAAACAGAATCCAAAGATTACATTTGAGGCTGGCCTGACTCAGTATCTGCCATATGCCACTAAAATAATCTATTGTTTATTACTGTTTTATTGTGTTCTTATACAGTTTTATACTGCTTGGGTGTGATCTGGCACTGTTAGCTTTATCCACTTCAAAATTAACCAAGCCATCTGGAGGAGTATAATTTAGAGGGGTAGCACATGGGTTTGTGAATGCTGACATCTTGACTGTGCTCTGAGGGTGTCTCTTGTGTTTCTTCCTACTCCAGTTTCACCCAAATAAAGCACAGAAATTAAATCACACATCTACTCTCACTTCCCCACATATACATTTTGCAGGCTTCACTGAAATATCAAGAAAACGAAAACAATAGTCTTTGGAGTTCCTTTAAATCATAACAAGTTTgtggtatttaaatatattcaagcaTGAAGTGATATTTAAACAATGCCTTGATGGTTTTTTCCTAgtataatttctcatttttttttctcattttatttccaaagtgttttatttatttgttttctccctccctttcttcctcttttttccttcccctttcattcctttcctttcttctcctcttctctcctttcctgttctctcttctccttttttttccttttttctcctttcatctaCAAATTCTTGTGAAGCATAAATTGTTAGCCAGAGTCAAAGATTTCAGTGATGAACAAGATAGGCAAGGAGATGTTTGATAGGAGGACACACACAATATACAAAGacataaatagtaaataatatattattttctatacTTAGTTTAACCAAAATAAGTTATAATTATTTGAAAGAGATTGATAGATGAGAGTAAGGTAGCtatttttctatagaaagtaAAGTAAGGCATCTCTGAGCAGGTAGCATCTGAGCTGACACCTAAATAATAAGAAATAGTCAACAAAAGGCCTTAGGACTCAGTATTTCAGGCAGACAAACAGCAAATGTAAGCTTCACAGGGTTTAAGAACAATCTAGGCACagtgaataaaaggaaaaaggaaaagacaggagTTTAAAGAGGTAGGCAGGGTTTCGTTCATGTTCACAATGCTGAAGGTCACGAGGAGGGTGTTAGATTTTATTCCAATTGTAAGAAGAGACTATTGGAGGATTTTAGGCAGGGAAGCGATGTGatttgatttatgttttaaaaagatcactATGGCTTCTGCATAGTGGATGAGGAAAACAAGGCAAGACACATTAAATGGTTTGTCCTAGACTacaaagcaagtcacagaacAAGAACTGTCTTCTGACGCCAAATccagccttttttaaaaatcatttacctTGTGACctcatcattttctatttttaaaaaatcattttgtccTCCAGAAATAatcttcttttttatcttctcAGATTATTCTAGCAGTtactaaattacatttttatttattcttctcacGGATTGACCTTGCTAGGTTATAGAGGCATGTTGTATCATCTTTATTAAGGTATGCCCTTTAGTGAGGGTATGCTTAGTGCAGCTTGTATgtataattaaatgtaaaattatgatTCTGCAATAAAACACAACAGATTAATGACTTTCCTACTGAGAGGAAACTGAAAAGTAGACAATAGTAAAGGAAAAGTAATTCTTTATGTTTGTGATTTTCATCAATGGCTCCCACTAATTCTTTTcaattttccaaataaataaaatttaattaacttttaattttcttttataaagtcaACTCTTGTCTAGAGAAATTTGGGGGTGAGGGGAATAATCcatgcataatttaaaaatggaaattttagatgAAGCATGGATACTGTCTTTCTATCTTAATTTAGATAAAGTGAAACAATAAAACTGTGACCAGTCTTTGcattcagtatttttttcattaatttgtttactcattcatttcttcattcaataaaactttaccacattcttatgtgccaggcatggaaACTCTCACGTATTTGACTTCTGACATGCTATTCTTTCTTCCGTTGTCCATTTCTTATTCCATTGGATAATTTACTTCCCTGACTCTTTCATGTGTCCTAGAAGTTTAGCCGTGAAGTCCATCTTGCATATCTATGCAGATTAAACTTGTATAATCTTGTTTTCCCCTGTCAATCTATTCCTATGCTTCCCAAGCTCCCTGTGCCCATACTCCTCTCCTTTTGTTGGAGCAACTTGATCTTTACTGACACATTCAAGCCCAgttcattctctgaaacttgtccTGCCCTTAGTCTAGGGTATTTAAGGAATCCTTTCTGAGTAATTTGCAGGACATGTCATCAAAAGTCAACATTACTGCCAATTCTGCTTGTGGTTCCTTCGTTTTCTGTTTGAAATAATGATGCgttttcttttctcattggtTAGTTCTCCATTTGAAATTCTGTTTTCTCCCAAGTAAAAAATTTCATTAGGCTGATAATCCTAGCTTAAACTGTAGTCTGCTGTCTGGGCCAGACTTCTCCATCTAGTCTCTGCACATCATTTGCTTTGAACACTTCTGTCTAAGTTTGTTTCACTACAGAGATATTACCTTAGGTGAGACACTATTTCTTGCTGTATATGCTGAGAAATATTCTAAGGTATTTCTAGACATTCATCTCCTACTCAGAGGAATTCACTACAATCTCTTCATCTTCCTAGTTCCCTCACCATACAGACACTGTCATCTCTAAGATcacaaattaatttctttttggcGTATTCAATGGGCTTTTATCAAAGGCTCCCCTGTGTTAGAATCTCTGCACATTTATCTTCTGTAACTCAGTTTTTTGCTGGTTCTCATCTCTCCTCCAGATCCTTCATGGGTTTCTTCTAtgtgttttttcctttaatattgaTGTTTTCCAGGCTTCTGTCTCTAAGTCAttggtcaaaatattttttactgatACATGATAAGTTTAAATGTGTTTGTGGTACGTGTGACATTTTGATACATTCAcataatgtgtaataatcaaatcagggtaatttggatatccatcaccttaaacatttatattttcttcatgcTAGAAACATTATAATTATTCATCACTAGCCCTTTTGAAATGTGCAATAGGTTATTGTTTACTATAATTACTGATTTACCTAATACTAGGGATTATTTCTTCTATCTGACTATATTTTTATACCTAACTTTATCCGTTTCTTCTCCCTACCTGCTTGTCATTTTTAATACTCTGTGGGTGATCTTGTCCAGTCTCTTGTTTCAACTGCTGTGCAGCCCAGCCTTAATCCCCATGCTCTAGATTTATATATTCAACCTTCTGTCAACCACTTATCATCACATTGATCCTAATATTTTGAAATCTGAATGTGTCATCTTCCCTCTAAATTGCTCTTCTTCCTGAATTGCTGTCTAATCCTTTTCCTCTCCCACAGTTCCATACCTACCCATCCATAGTTCTAATACTTTTAATGCTTAAGTGTTTCTCaaccttttctgttctttttcttttatccccACTACCTCATTCTGGCTAGATCATCACAGCTGTCTTTACTACTCTATCTGCCTTTAGTTTTGTCACATTTAAGCCTGTCTTCTACACCTCTGCTTGGTTAAGCTATCCCTTTCCACTGCCCCTGTTGGTAGCTATCTTGTAGTCATCTTCAGCTCAATGCCATTTCTCCATTTATTCCAAGATGACCACTATGATGCTGGAATTCTTGCCCAATCTCTCCCGGCCATGCTGAGTTAGGTGTCCTTCAGCTATACTCAAGGATATTATGTGAATATCTATATTATCTTAATTATCTGTTTACATATCATACCTTCCTTTGCATTCTCAATGTTACCTTGCCCACTACTCCTCACAAAATACAACTCAGATATTACTTGTGGGTTGCTTCATTTTCCAGTAAGTTTATTTCAACAAGGGGGTAATGTGGATGCTCTTAGTATCTTgacacttatttttcttattcttttctttttttagaaggtgtttcactcttgttgcccaggctggagtgcaatggcacgatcttggctcactgcaacctcctctctCCGTCaacctcaagcgattctcctgcctcagcctcccgagtagctgggattacaggcatgtgccaccacacctagctaattttccatttttagtagggacggggttttaccatgttggtggggctggtcttgaactcctgacctcaggtgatccacctaccttggtctcctaaagtgctgggattacaggcttgaaccactgcgcctggcctatttttcttattcttaaacaTCCTACTAAACATTTTGGAGCTAGTTGTATTGGGAGGTTTATTTTCTATGTGGATGGAGCAGTTTAAAAAAGCTGAAATAAGTGAAATCTTCCAAGTGATTTAAAAAACTTATAAGTCCATGTTTCCacctactaaaattcaaaaatatttactatagaaGATGACTTGTCTTCTTTATGacagttattttaatttaaaaggaatTAAAAGGATATAACTTTTCTTGAAACATTTGTACTTATTCTTAATCACGCTGTCAATTCATTATATGATTTTGGATTACTTGCttaatgtttctatttcttctccATTAATACTAATTACTCCTAATAATTATAAGAATTATTATTGTATCCAATTTAGAAATCCTGCTATGGAAGATATTTTTATAGTGTATTGTGATTAATGCATACCATGTCCATGTacactttcaatttttaaatgtgacACTATTTGTCTATTGAATACttaccatgtgctaggcactgttcttgAATGCTTTGTGCATAAAAGCATATTTAATCCCATCATAGCCAATAAAGTATTATTAccttgattttacagatgagataacTCAGATATGCAGACATCGAGTAACTTGGCCAAGCATACCTGTTATGGATCGAATTGTGTCCTCCCAATATTCATGTGTTGAATCACTAACCTCTGATGTGACTATATTTGGCGATAGAGTTTTTAAGGAGCTTaataaggttaaatgaggtcagaaGTGTGAGGCCATAATCCAATAGGACCCATGACTTTCTAAGAAGAGGAAGACCCACCAGGCATGCACATGCACAGAAAAGAAGACCATGTGAGGGTGCGGCAAGAAGACGGCCATCTGCAAACTAAGAGGAGAGGCCTCATTAGAACCCAACCCTGCACCATGATcatggacttccagccttcagagtTGTGAAAATAAAATCCTGTTGTTTATGCCACCaaatctgtggtattctgttatgttAACCATAGCAAAATTATACAATACCCATCGAGCAAATAGCAGAATGGAATTAAACCCATAAAGGATGGCTTCAAAGCAGTGCTGAACCACTACACTGCCTTTAAAAATTGTCCTAACAGTTCCAGTTCAATTACAGAAAGTTTACAATAATTAGATGTTAATACTTTTATGCTTAACTTTATATTTCTATCTcaaatgcttattttcttttcaatagtTAATATTTTCTGGACAGCAATTCTAGACTATTTTCTAAATTCTCTGTTTTCTAAATTCTTATGTCATGCCCTCTGTCATAAGAATGTTTATACCCTTTGATCTTACTTCTAAAAATAAATCCTtaaaaggtgatatggtttggctctgtgtccccacccaaatctcatgttaaattgtaatccccattgttgggGGAtggacccagtggaaggtaattggaTCAGGGGgtggattttccccttgctgttctcactatagtgagtgagttctcaggagatctggttgtttaaaagtgtgtagcacttccctgtttgctcactctctctctgtctcctgctctgacatggtaagacatgcttgcttccccttcactttccaccctgattgtaagtttcttgaggcctcccagccatgcttcctgtacagcatattgagctgtgagtcaattaaacctcttttctttataaattactcagtctcacatagttctttatagcagtgtgaaaatgaacttatatggccgggcacagtggctcaagcttgtaatcccagcactttgggaggccaaggcgggcagatcacgaggtcaggagatcaagaccgtggtgaaaccccgtctctactaaaaatacaaaaaattagccgggcgtggtggtgggcgcctgtagtttcagctactcagagaggctgaggcagcagaatggcatgaacccaggaagaggagcttgcagtgagccgagatcgtgccactgcactccagccggggcgacagagcaagactccatctcaaaaaaaaaaaaaaaaaaaagaaaagaaaatgaactaatataaaAACTTTGTACTAGAGGAGttgggcattgctataaagatccctgaaaatgtggaagtgactttgaaactggataatgggcagaggttggaacaatttggagggatCAGGAGAAGACAGGAGGATGAGGGAAGttcagaacttcctagagatttgttggtAGTTTTGACCAAAACACATATTGTgacatggacaatgaagtccagcttaaagtggtctcagatggagatgaggaacttattgggaactggaacaaaggtcacccttgctatgctttagcaaagagactggcagcattttgccgctgccctagagatctatggaactttCAGCTTGAGAGAGGTGATTTGGGTTATTGGGCagaggaaatttctaagcagcaaagcatttaagagtTTACCTGGCTGCCTCTAAAATCCTATGGCCATTTGCATAAGCAAagagaacttatatttaaaatggaagaggagcataaaactttggaaaatctGCAGCCTTACCacgtggtagaaaagaaaaatcaattttctggggggaaattcaagcctgctacagaagttgcataagtaaagaggaacaaaatgttaattgccaagacagtggggaaaatgtcttcaagATATTTCAGAGACTTTGTGGCAGCCtcttccatcacaggcctggaggtttaggagggaaaaaaggtttcatgggccaggcacagggccCTGCTGGTCTATGCAGCCTCTGGACATGGTACCCtgtatcccagctgctccagctccagccatggctaaaaggggtgAAGGTACAGCTTGGGTCATTGCTTCCTGTGTTGTTGGACCTGCGGGTGTacagaaggcaagagttgaggtttgggagcctccacctgGATTTTAGAGGATGTACAGAAATTCCTGGATGTCTAgtcagaagtttgctgcaggggcagagccctcatggagaacctctactagggcagtgcaaagTGGAAATGTGCGGTTGGAGCCattacacagagtccccactggggcacagcctagtggagctgtgggaagaaggccactgtcctccagaccccagaatggtagatccaatgacagcttgcaccacaaatctggaaaagccacaggcactctaTGCCAGCTTGagaaagcagccacaggggctAGACACTGCAGAGTCACAGggccagagctgcccaaggccttgggagcccaccccttgcatccaTACGGCCTAGATGAGAGACATGGAGGCAAAGGAGGTTATttgggagctttaagatttaatgactgccctactgGGTTTCAGATTTGTGTGGggcttgtagcccctttgttttggccaatttctcccatttagagcAGGAACATTTACCCAaagcctgtactcccattgtatcttggaagtaacttgTTTTTCACTTCAtaggctcataggtagaagggttgtctcagatgagactttggacttggacttttgagttaatgctgggaTGAGCTAAGACTCtgggggactgctgggaaggcatgattggttttgaaatgtaagaaggtcatgatatttgggaggggccaTGAGTGAAATAATATGGTTTGTTTCTGTACCCCCactcaaacctcatgttgaattgaaatctccagtgttgggggagagacctagtgggaggtgattggatcacgggggcagaATTTCCCCTTGCtgatctcatgatagtgagggagttctcataagatctgtttgtataaaagtgtgtagcactacCCCCTgagctctcttctctctctctctctctctcttctgctctgccatggtaagatgtgcttgcttcccctttgccttctgccatgattgtaagtttcctaaggttttccagccatgcttcctgtacagcctgcagaactgctctttcctttataaattgcccagtctcaggtaggtgttttgttttgttttgtttttttgagatggagtctcactctgttgcccaggctggagtacagtggtgtgatcttggctcactgaaacctctgcctacaggattcaagcgattctcctgcctcagcctcctgagtagctgggactacaggtgcatgccaccacacccagctaatttttttatattgttagtagagatggggtttcaacgtgttagccaggatggtcttgatctcctgacctcacgatctgcctgccttggccttccaaagtgctgggattacaggcgtgagccactgtgcctggccaggtagCGTGAAAATGGACTTATACAAAATTTTACTCCATTTAACaactgtgtcttttgattgagaatttaatccatttacatttaagataatTATTGACATGCAAGAACTTATTGTTGCCATTTTATTACTGCTATTTCCTTTGTTCCCTTCTACCaatcttgctgtcttcctttgtgatttgttgaatttttatagtgttatgctttgattcctttctttttatcttttctgtatcttctagaagttttttCTTGGTGGTTACCATGGAGTTTATACATAACATTTTATGGTTATAACATCCTATTTTAAGCTAATAACAGCTTAACTTCAATTGCATACAAAGTCTTTACATTTTCACTCTGCACCCCCACCATATTTTATGCTATTTATGTCACACCTtacatcttttaattttataaatccattaacaaattgttgtagctatagttatttttgatatttttgtcttttatcttttatgcTAGAATCACAAGTTAtagtctttgaaaaaaattagtagaTTCAGAAATTTTTCTGAGACAATTTTGAATTCCTCCAGATGAACTCTGTCAGTTTATCGTGAGACAGCATCGAGCTGCTCTAGGCTCTACACTTCTCGAACACTGGTAGTTCCTTATCATCTCAGTGGATGTTGTATTTAAAACTAAACCTAAAGGGGGACTTCTGTGTTATTTTCTCCTTCAGATCGTGTAGACTTCAGCTGGCAGAGTTACTCAGTATTATTTACTTGGAAAATCCTCTGTAACCTAAAAGTCCTAGCTCTCCTGACACGAAGGATGACAATGGGACACTTAAATGTTAGCTGCCTATGAAAGGCTGTCCCTCTACCCCTTCGTTCCCTCTGAGTCTGATGCTATTAGCCACTTACAATCTtaataaactaaatattttttGGATATTTGGATTAAATTTTACTAAAGTATTTGATAGGGAAGAATCATGTACTGCATTTAAGAGTTTAAGTATACCTTTTTCATGGTTCTATATCCtagaaaacaaattatatgaCTCTTTTTTAATGTGTTCTTTTCATTCAATATAACAGTGAGCATCCCACCCCTTATTTCTTCCTTATGGCATGCATTTTTGAAAGcacatagtttatttttaatcatatataGTGTTACTTGAAGAAACTTACCCTTTGCCTATGCTCACCTCCAGCATTTTAAATTCATAACCTTAGTGCTACCTTAATGTTCGTTTTCAAAATTCCAAAGTACTGTAAAAAGAGagcaagaaagcaaaaaataaaataaaatatacagaaacagGGAAGGAAATGCAACCAGTTTGGAGAGAAAATAGGGCATGAGTGTGAGATATGTAATAGTAATCTCTAAGATCCAGCTATAAAATGACATGATTGAATATACAATCTACTGGTGGTTGAAAATATCATATATTTCACATTAAGACAATTAAACATAAATATGgggttaattttatttcttttccttccaggAGATGCATCTATCTGTACagtttttatagaaagaaaacagagagaggaaTCAATCCACACTCTAATATTCTTGTTTCTAAGTAATCTAATGACAACTCTtataattaagttttttttttttaaagtcaatgtACTGAAATGGGAATCATGAGATCATCCAGCCATTTAACATCTCAGTTACGTAAGTGAGACTTCTTCTTAAATTAATTAACCAGGGAGGGTACACACAAAAAGCTCAATAAGTCAAATCTTTTCATCACAAACTTAGGTTAGCTGCATAGTTTTGAGCTTTTTGGAAACTTGCCAAAATAAGTTTTTATGTATCACATTATAAGTTGGAAAAAACTAGCATTACAGAGTAGCCTCGTTGAAATGaattttcagataaaaacaaaGGATTAAATACAATAGTTGGTGAGGAATTTGCTGAACCtccttgaaatttatttcttcaaatttttaattcattcattcaatttatTTGAGTGTCCATCATTTATTAATAACCTATTGGTTCATATGTTGTTTAgctgtattaattttttaaaatggactttacttcattatttgaaatatttaaggtAGGGTGTACTAATTGGGAAGGGGATTTAAGGGTGATTACTGGATAAAGCACTTGACTTATCAAATACAGCTCACCCAGTACACAGTGCAAGTAACACACAATTAAATATTTCAATCGTAGAAAGTGACTTAGATAAGCAGAGATCAGAGAAACAACTCATATGGAATTTGTTACACAGAAATTCTATAAGCAAATCAAACAAGGATTGTTTTCCTAGTGAATATCTGCTAAGACATGGGGATAGCATTATCatatagaattattttaatggaaatttcAAGATTTTATGCTAGAACACAAGCAGAGAGGTAGCAGAAATTTCCAGGACTTGGAACGAATAAGAGTACCTTTTGTTTATAGAATGTGTACTTTACAAAATGAGTTCACACTCTTGGTTTTAACAACACTGCGAAGTAGGCATTGGGAAAGCTAAGCCAGAGATTTTAATTAGgaagaacagcatggggtaatttggtagttttaaaattgtattctagATCAGTGCTTCTCAAGTTCACTGTGTACACATACCACCTGGGGATCTTGTCACATGGTAGAGTCTGATTCACTGAACCTGGAATGGGGCCTGAGATTTTTCAAGGCTTTCATGCTCTCAGGTGATGCAAATGGCCACTTTGAGGAGGAGCTTTGGAAGAGCCCTAGGAGTCAGAGTTTTTCTTGCCTTG
This genomic window contains:
- the LOC134736738 gene encoding protein FAM193A-like; this translates as MKSGVQIKVLSLEERQHIFWDRREEGKAGEHADNTREGVSLLLPRLECNGTILAHCNLLSPSTSSDSPASASRVAGITDEITQICRHRVTWPSIPVMDRIVSSQYSCVESLTSDVTIFGDRVFKELNKVK